The Winogradskyella schleiferi genome has a window encoding:
- a CDS encoding TIGR03915 family putative DNA repair protein, whose protein sequence is MKNKNLIYDGTFDGFLSAIFYVFEHKLKSASIQNEFVVQQGLFSEVERIITDEGKANRVWKGIKSKLSSRGSYQLYYAFLSEQSGVEALLLDYIRYALSKVTPVDKDYAHPSVLKIAQIAKSVGREKHRMEAFVRFRLTKDDIYFANIEPDFNVLPLIEKHFKRRYADQKWVIYDIRRGYGLYYDLETVEIVNMDFPANFDFTKTDDEFFSTQEFEFQKLWQDYFKATNIASRKNMKLHVRHVPKRYWKYLSEKQPN, encoded by the coding sequence ATGAAAAATAAAAACTTGATTTATGATGGTACGTTCGATGGCTTTTTGTCGGCTATTTTTTATGTATTTGAACATAAATTAAAATCCGCTAGCATTCAAAATGAATTTGTGGTGCAGCAAGGTTTATTCTCTGAGGTTGAAAGAATCATTACAGATGAAGGTAAAGCAAATCGGGTTTGGAAAGGCATAAAATCGAAATTATCTTCTCGAGGTAGTTATCAATTATATTATGCATTTTTGAGCGAGCAAAGTGGAGTAGAGGCGTTATTGTTGGATTATATAAGATATGCGTTATCTAAAGTAACACCAGTTGATAAAGATTATGCGCATCCTTCAGTTTTAAAAATAGCCCAAATTGCCAAATCCGTAGGACGGGAAAAACACAGAATGGAAGCCTTTGTAAGGTTTCGTTTAACTAAAGATGATATATACTTCGCCAATATAGAACCAGATTTTAATGTGCTTCCCTTAATTGAAAAGCACTTTAAAAGACGTTACGCAGACCAAAAATGGGTCATTTATGATATTCGACGAGGCTACGGTTTGTATTATGATTTAGAAACCGTCGAAATCGTGAATATGGATTTTCCTGCAAATTTCGATTTTACAAAAACAGATGACGAATTTTTCTCCACCCAAGAATTCGAATTTCAAAAACTATGGCAAGATTATTTTAAAGCTACCAATATCGCATCCCGAAAAAACATGAAACTTCATGTCAGGCATGTACCCAAACGCTATTGGAAATATTTGAGTGAAAAACAACCGAATTAA
- a CDS encoding FAD/NAD(P)-binding protein — MKTLAIIGFGPRGLYALENLLIDLSKSNRTVEIVVFEASETLGAGHVWKEEQPDSNWINITERALSGIEKRPKIKYGNIIVKGFPSYHQWCNFSLQPSENDTFPSRNKLGRYLNERYDSIEKSLGILNTFKIISVEVQSIDYNDNGKVIVRTNTESWVCDDVLLTIGHQPTELSEQMKTWKSYAKSKTNVSVFENPYPVSNLNVVKNTTDITMGIRGFGLGMIDVMRYLVINNFGNFKVVDNATLKTVYYKVKKQHLTLIPFSLDGLPLVPKPLNEIIDNWYKPTNKELGFFKAEIEAVAQTEKEVHTIDFLTKPMATIASRIFLDLKEKAFAHKFSAIELEAIVTNWLKNDDFQHELLQDENIPIDKLIQTYIDMALGEIPVSLDFCIGQVWRHCQPTLYAAFSHAKSNSKTIKKVIDLDERSKRYSYGPPIESMQQVLALVDANVLNLDFVNDPHIELESDGWLLTNAENKIVRCSVMINSILDAPKLLEINTDLVKSLLQNDLIQPIHSELGIETSEDGYVITPNDQPNVPIAVLGRLAKGSVIGVDAILECFGPRIEDWATAYVAKLED, encoded by the coding sequence ATGAAAACACTAGCAATAATTGGCTTTGGACCTAGAGGTTTGTACGCTTTAGAGAACCTTTTAATTGATTTATCAAAATCAAATAGAACGGTTGAAATAGTTGTTTTTGAAGCTTCAGAAACGCTTGGTGCTGGCCATGTATGGAAAGAAGAACAACCAGATTCTAACTGGATTAACATTACGGAACGTGCGCTTAGTGGTATTGAAAAGAGACCCAAAATAAAGTACGGGAATATAATTGTTAAAGGATTTCCATCTTATCACCAGTGGTGCAATTTTTCATTACAACCTTCAGAAAATGATACATTTCCTTCAAGGAATAAACTTGGTCGATATCTCAATGAGCGTTATGATTCCATTGAAAAATCCTTAGGAATATTAAACACTTTTAAGATTATTAGTGTGGAAGTGCAATCCATAGACTACAACGACAATGGTAAAGTCATCGTTCGCACTAATACTGAATCTTGGGTTTGCGATGATGTACTTCTCACTATTGGCCACCAACCCACGGAACTTTCAGAACAAATGAAAACATGGAAATCATATGCTAAATCGAAAACTAATGTATCAGTTTTTGAAAATCCGTATCCAGTTTCAAATTTGAATGTTGTAAAAAACACAACTGATATCACTATGGGTATTAGAGGTTTTGGCCTTGGAATGATTGACGTGATGCGTTATCTTGTTATCAATAACTTCGGGAATTTTAAGGTTGTGGATAATGCCACTTTAAAGACGGTTTATTATAAAGTAAAAAAACAGCACTTAACACTTATCCCTTTTTCTTTGGATGGCCTACCATTGGTACCAAAACCTCTAAATGAAATCATAGACAACTGGTACAAACCTACCAATAAAGAATTGGGATTTTTTAAAGCTGAAATTGAAGCCGTTGCACAAACCGAAAAAGAAGTTCATACTATCGACTTTTTAACCAAACCTATGGCCACAATTGCATCGCGCATATTTCTTGATTTAAAGGAAAAAGCATTTGCTCACAAGTTTTCCGCTATAGAACTCGAAGCAATAGTTACTAATTGGCTAAAAAATGATGATTTTCAACATGAATTACTTCAGGATGAAAATATCCCAATTGACAAGCTTATTCAAACCTATATTGATATGGCGTTGGGAGAAATTCCTGTCTCATTGGATTTTTGTATTGGACAAGTATGGCGCCATTGCCAACCGACATTATATGCCGCTTTTTCGCATGCGAAATCGAATAGTAAAACTATTAAAAAGGTTATCGATTTAGATGAACGCAGTAAGCGATATTCATATGGTCCACCAATTGAAAGTATGCAGCAAGTTTTAGCTTTGGTAGATGCCAATGTTCTAAACCTAGATTTTGTGAATGATCCTCATATCGAATTAGAGTCCGATGGATGGCTATTGACAAACGCAGAAAACAAAATTGTGCGCTGTTCAGTAATGATTAATAGTATTTTGGACGCTCCAAAATTATTAGAAATAAACACGGACTTAGTAAAAAGCTTACTTCAAAATGATTTAATTCAACCCATACATTCAGAATTGGGCATAGAAACTTCCGAGGATGGTTATGTGATTACACCAAATGATCAACCTAATGTACCGATTGCTGTTTTAGGACGATTGGCAAAAGGAAGTGTGATTGGTGTTGACGCCATTTTAGAGTGTTTTGGACCGCGTATTGAAGATTGGGCAACCGCTTATGTTGCTAAACTGGAAGATTAA
- a CDS encoding FAD-binding and (Fe-S)-binding domain-containing protein translates to MQNVDSKKLESLKNKLKGELHFDDLMRKLYATDASVYRKLPLAVALPKGTEDIKHLIDFAKIYNTSLIPRTAGTSLAGQCVGEGIVVDVSKYFNRILDVNDTEKTVTIQPGVVRDELNNYLKPFGLFFGPNTSTSNRCMIGGMVGNNSSGTTSIQYGVTRDKVLSLKTILSDGSEVEFSSLTIEEFQTKTKLSSLEGTIYKTLFKALKPEYIQRQIKENFPKPTIHRRNTGYAIDELINSDVFTSAESLSEAEVSRSTDFNMCQLLSGSEGTLAFTTEITLQLDDLPPTESAMIALHFESIEACLKSVLHLMQHNLHTCEMMDDSILNLTKHNKTQQENRAFIQGNPVAILMCELKANSTAELQIEIDAFLTTVKTLNLSYANPVLKGDDINKAIELRKAGLGLLGNLIGDKKAVACIEDTAVALEDLEHYISEFTELMTSYNQNAVYYAHAGAGELHLRPILDLKQSEDVKLFREITTAVAQLVKKYNGSMSGEHGDGIVRAEFIPMMIGDDNYRILKQIKSAFDPSNIFNPHKIVDAYPMDKNLRYEADRIEPKIETILDFSSSEGILREAEKCNGSGDCRKLPEFGGTMCPSYRATKNEKDTTRARANALREFLTIPTAIGTDKGNKFNHKELKQVFDLCLSCKACASECPSSVDVASLKAEFQYQYQKANGISFRTKLFAFNNSINGFASRVPRLTNFMFSNGFTSSIIKSIGGIAKERSLPLLSIKTLNDLYEKSKNHLYSLIQIKEIYLFNDEFTNHLESEIGLDAITLLTRLNYKVNIISHSQSGRAMISKGLLEDAKKVADENVSIFKTIISNHTPLIGIEPSAILTFKDEYVRLADDKEAVKEIAKHTYLIEEFIQQEIKLGNINSEQFTKEKKIIKFHGHCHQKAMSNQKSSFDVLNLPDNYKVTIIPSGCCGMAGSFGYEKEHYEVSMQIGEQTLFPAVRKASDETIIAANGTSCRHQIKDGTGRVAKHPITILREALLKK, encoded by the coding sequence ATGCAAAATGTAGATAGTAAGAAGCTCGAAAGCCTGAAAAACAAACTGAAAGGCGAGCTACATTTTGATGATTTGATGCGAAAATTATACGCCACAGATGCATCAGTGTACAGAAAATTGCCCTTGGCTGTTGCTTTGCCTAAGGGCACTGAAGATATCAAGCATTTAATTGACTTTGCCAAGATTTACAACACCTCGTTGATACCAAGAACCGCAGGAACCTCCTTAGCTGGTCAATGTGTAGGAGAAGGTATTGTGGTTGATGTATCTAAATATTTCAATCGAATTTTGGATGTTAACGACACGGAAAAAACAGTAACCATTCAACCTGGCGTGGTAAGGGATGAATTGAATAATTACCTCAAACCTTTTGGCTTATTTTTTGGACCTAATACATCAACGTCTAACCGTTGTATGATTGGTGGAATGGTTGGTAATAATTCTTCAGGAACTACCTCGATTCAATATGGCGTGACTCGTGATAAAGTTTTAAGTCTCAAAACCATCTTGAGCGATGGAAGTGAAGTGGAATTTTCGAGTTTAACTATTGAAGAATTTCAGACGAAAACAAAGTTATCATCACTTGAAGGCACAATTTATAAAACCCTATTTAAAGCCTTAAAGCCTGAATATATACAGCGTCAAATAAAAGAAAATTTCCCAAAGCCAACGATACACAGAAGAAATACAGGCTATGCCATTGATGAATTGATAAATTCTGACGTGTTCACTAGCGCTGAGTCACTGAGCGAAGCCGAAGTGAGTCGAAGTACAGATTTCAACATGTGCCAGCTTTTATCAGGAAGCGAGGGAACTTTGGCATTTACTACTGAAATCACTTTGCAATTAGATGATTTGCCACCAACAGAAAGTGCGATGATAGCGCTTCATTTTGAAAGTATTGAAGCCTGCCTAAAGTCAGTTTTGCATCTTATGCAGCATAATTTGCATACCTGTGAAATGATGGACGATTCCATTCTGAATTTGACCAAACACAACAAAACACAACAAGAAAACAGAGCATTTATACAAGGGAATCCTGTGGCGATTTTAATGTGTGAGCTTAAAGCCAATTCAACGGCGGAACTTCAAATTGAGATTGATGCCTTCTTGACAACCGTAAAAACCTTAAATCTGAGTTACGCAAATCCAGTTTTAAAAGGTGATGATATTAATAAAGCCATAGAATTAAGAAAAGCTGGACTAGGACTTTTGGGTAATCTCATTGGCGATAAAAAAGCGGTAGCGTGCATAGAAGACACAGCAGTTGCGCTTGAGGATTTAGAACATTACATTTCAGAGTTTACGGAATTGATGACCTCCTACAACCAAAATGCGGTTTATTATGCTCACGCTGGAGCAGGAGAGCTACATTTACGTCCCATTTTAGATTTAAAACAATCTGAAGACGTTAAGTTGTTTAGGGAAATAACGACTGCAGTTGCCCAATTAGTAAAGAAATACAATGGTTCAATGTCTGGTGAACATGGTGACGGTATTGTAAGAGCAGAGTTTATCCCAATGATGATTGGTGATGACAATTATCGAATTCTGAAACAAATTAAATCCGCGTTCGACCCAAGTAATATTTTTAATCCACATAAAATAGTAGATGCTTATCCGATGGATAAAAATCTGCGTTATGAGGCTGATAGAATAGAACCTAAAATTGAAACTATTCTGGATTTTTCGAGTTCCGAAGGCATTTTGCGTGAAGCCGAAAAGTGTAATGGTTCTGGTGATTGTAGAAAATTACCCGAATTTGGTGGCACAATGTGTCCAAGCTACCGAGCTACAAAGAATGAAAAAGATACCACAAGAGCGAGAGCAAATGCCTTACGTGAATTTTTGACCATTCCGACAGCTATCGGGACTGACAAAGGAAACAAATTCAACCATAAAGAATTAAAACAAGTTTTCGACTTATGCTTGAGCTGTAAGGCTTGTGCAAGTGAATGTCCAAGTAGTGTGGACGTGGCAAGTTTAAAAGCGGAATTTCAATACCAATATCAAAAAGCTAATGGTATTTCATTCAGGACAAAATTATTTGCTTTTAATAATAGTATAAATGGTTTTGCGAGTCGAGTTCCTAGACTTACAAATTTTATGTTTTCTAATGGATTTACCAGTTCAATTATAAAATCTATAGGAGGAATTGCTAAAGAACGTAGTTTACCTCTATTGTCAATCAAAACTTTAAATGACTTATATGAAAAATCTAAAAACCATTTATATAGCCTTATTCAAATAAAAGAAATATATTTGTTTAATGATGAATTCACAAATCATTTAGAGTCGGAAATTGGTCTTGATGCCATCACACTTCTAACACGTTTAAACTATAAAGTAAACATCATATCACATTCACAATCTGGTCGCGCAATGATCTCTAAAGGTCTACTTGAAGATGCGAAAAAAGTAGCTGATGAAAACGTTTCAATATTCAAAACTATAATATCTAATCATACACCTTTAATCGGTATCGAACCTTCAGCGATATTAACTTTTAAAGATGAATATGTTCGATTGGCAGACGATAAAGAGGCAGTAAAAGAAATTGCAAAACACACTTATTTAATAGAGGAATTTATTCAGCAAGAAATTAAATTGGGAAATATAAATTCAGAACAATTCACAAAAGAGAAGAAAATCATCAAATTCCATGGACATTGTCATCAAAAGGCTATGTCTAATCAGAAATCGAGTTTTGATGTTTTGAATTTACCCGATAACTACAAGGTCACGATTATTCCAAGTGGTTGCTGTGGCATGGCTGGTAGTTTTGGATACGAAAAAGAACATTACGAAGTAAGCATGCAAATTGGAGAACAAACCCTATTTCCAGCAGTAAGAAAGGCATCAGATGAAACAATTATTGCTGCAAACGGAACGAGTTGCCGACATCAGATTAAAGATGGAACAGGTAGAGTAGCGAAGCATCCTATTACGATTTTAAGAGAAGCATTATTAAAAAAATAA
- a CDS encoding putative DNA modification/repair radical SAM protein encodes MSFQRTQEKLKILADAAKYDVSCSSSGSKRSNTNKGLGDASGMGICHSYTEDGRCVSLLKILLTNHCIFDCAYCVTRKSNDIKRAAFKVQEVVDLTINFYRRNYIEGLFLSSGIFKSADFTMERLVAVAKKLRLEENFNGYIHLKSIPGASDELMREAGLYADRLSVNIEIPTEAGLKKLAPDKKREDFIKPMVKVKNEIIQYKAEKKILKSTPKFAPAGQSTQMIIGASGENDFQIMQTSNFFYKTYNLKRVYYSGYVPISYDNRLPQIGSAVPMLRENRLYQTDWLMRFYGFDVSEILNEQHQHLDLEVDPKLGWALRNLHEFPVDVNTADKRMLARIPGLGMKSVYKILNARRFRKLNWEHLKKIGVALNRAQYFMVCDSHQFEKRDLTSEKIKGLILQNSTSKYQKSLSNQLNLFG; translated from the coding sequence TTGTCATTTCAACGTACCCAAGAAAAATTAAAAATACTTGCAGATGCTGCAAAGTATGACGTATCGTGTTCGTCAAGCGGAAGTAAACGATCAAACACCAATAAAGGATTAGGAGATGCCTCAGGTATGGGGATTTGCCATTCTTATACTGAAGACGGTCGCTGTGTGTCCTTACTTAAAATTTTATTGACCAATCATTGTATTTTCGATTGCGCTTATTGTGTCACCCGAAAAAGCAATGATATAAAACGTGCTGCTTTTAAAGTTCAGGAAGTGGTGGATTTAACCATCAATTTTTACCGTAGAAATTATATAGAAGGTCTTTTTCTCAGTTCTGGGATTTTTAAGAGTGCCGACTTTACCATGGAACGTTTGGTTGCCGTGGCTAAAAAATTACGTTTAGAGGAAAACTTCAATGGTTATATCCATCTCAAATCCATTCCTGGAGCTTCCGATGAATTGATGCGTGAAGCCGGACTCTACGCAGACCGATTAAGTGTAAATATTGAAATTCCAACAGAAGCTGGGCTAAAAAAACTGGCTCCAGATAAAAAACGGGAAGACTTTATTAAACCGATGGTTAAAGTTAAAAATGAAATCATTCAATATAAGGCCGAAAAGAAAATCTTAAAAAGCACGCCTAAATTTGCACCTGCTGGTCAAAGTACACAAATGATTATTGGTGCAAGTGGCGAAAATGATTTTCAAATTATGCAAACCTCTAATTTTTTCTACAAAACCTATAATTTGAAACGTGTGTATTACTCTGGTTATGTGCCTATTAGTTATGATAATCGCTTACCGCAAATTGGAAGTGCTGTGCCAATGCTTCGCGAAAATCGTTTATACCAAACCGATTGGTTGATGCGTTTTTACGGCTTCGATGTGAGCGAAATTTTAAACGAGCAACATCAACATTTAGATTTGGAAGTCGATCCAAAATTGGGTTGGGCCTTGCGGAATTTGCATGAATTTCCCGTTGATGTCAATACAGCGGACAAACGTATGCTAGCCAGAATTCCAGGATTGGGTATGAAATCTGTTTATAAAATTTTGAATGCCAGACGTTTTAGAAAACTGAATTGGGAACACCTCAAAAAAATCGGAGTAGCACTTAATAGAGCACAATATTTTATGGTTTGCGATAGCCATCAGTTTGAAAAACGGGATTTAACTTCGGAAAAAATAAAAGGGTTGATTCTTCAAAACTCAACAAGTAAATACCAGAAAAGTTTAAGTAATCAATTGAATTTATTTGGATAA